GTCGCGCTGGAGGTCGAACCGGCCGCGCTGGAGCGGGGAACCGTCCAGCCGGCCCAGGGAGACGCGGCGCGGCCGCTGGCCGGCTGCGGGCAGCCCCTGGACGACACGACCGTCGTCATCGCCGATCCCGAGCGGCTGACCGGCTGCCCGGCCGGCCAGGTTGGCGAGATCTGGGTCAGCAGCCCGGCCGTGGCGCTCGGCTACTGGAACCAGCCCGAGGTGAGCGCAGCCACCTTCCGCGCCCACCGCTCCGACACCGGCGACGGGCCGTACTTGCGGACCGGAGATCTCGGCTTCCTGCACGACGGCCAGGTCTACGTGACCGGACGTCACAAGGATCTCATCATCCTGAAGGGCAAGAACCACTACCCGCAGGACATCGAGGCGACGGTCGAGCGGAGCCACCCGGCCCTGCGTCCAGCCGGCGTGGCCGCCTTCTCGGTGGACGACGCCCAGGGCGAGCAGCTCGTGGTGGTGCAGGAGATCGAGGCGGCCTATGCGCGAAGGCTCGACGCCGACGCCGTCACCGGCGCGATCCGCGCGGCCGTGGCCCAGACCCACGATGCGCCGCTCGCCGCCGTGGCGCTGGTGCGGCCCGGCTCGATCTTGAAGACGTCGAGCGGCAAGATCCGGCGGCGCGCCTGCCGGCAGGCGTTTCTCGACGGGACGCTGTCTACGGTGGCCGTCTGGAGCCAGCCCGGATTCGATCCCGTGAGGATGGCCGCTTCCCCGGATGGGAAGTCCGATACGACAACCAGCGACCTGACCGACCTCGACGACACGAGCGAGCCGCAGCCCTCCACCGAAGAGATCGGCCGCTGGCTGGTGGAGCGGGTCGCCGCGGCGCTCCAGGTCGGCCCGGGCGCCATCGACGTGCGCGAGCCGTTCGTTCGGTACGGGCTGACCTCGGTCGAGGCCGTCGGGCTGTCGGGCGAGCTTGAGGCGTGGCTCGGGCGTCGCCTGCCGCCGACGGTTGCCTACGACTACCCCAGCGTCGAGGCGCTGGCCCGCCGGCTGGGACCGGAATGGACGGAGGAGGCGCCCGAGCCGCTCGCGCCTCCACCGGCTGCCGACGAGCCGATTGCCATCGTCGGCGTCGGGTGCCGCCTGCCGGGCGCCGATGGGCCAGACGCCCTCTGGCGGCTCCTGCACGACGGCGTCGACGCCATCTCCGAGGTGCCGGCCGACCGCTGGTCTGTAGAAGATCTGCACGACCCCGATGCGGACGCGCCCGGCAAGATCGTGGCGCGGACCGGCGGCTTCCTGGACCGCGTCGACGGCTTCGACGCCGACTTCTTCCGCATCGCGCACCGCGAGGCGACGCGGATGGATCCACAGCAGCGCCTGCTGCTCGAAGTGTGCTGGGAGGCGCTGGAAGACGCCGGGCAGGTGGTGGATCGGCTGGCCGGCAGCCAGACCGGCGTCTTCATGGGCATCTGCAGCAGCGACTACGCCCGTCTGCACATCGGATCGGGGGCCGTCGACGAGATCGACGCCTACTCGGGGACGGGCGTGGCGTCGAGCATCGCCGTCGGGCGGATCTCCTACCTGCTGGGGCTGAACGGTCCGAACCTCGCCGTCGATACGTCGTGCTCGTCTTCGCTGGTGGCGGTGCATCTGGCCTGCCAGAGCCTCCGCGGCGGCGAGTCGTCCCTGGCGCTGGCCGGCGGCGTCAACCTGATCCTCGCGCCCGAGACCAGCCTGTTCCTGACCAAGGCCCACGCGCTCGCGCCCGATGGTCGCTGCAAGACGTTCTCGGCGGCGGCGGACGGGTACGGTCGGGGCGAGGGCTGCGGCGTGGTGGTCTTGAAGCGCCTCTCCGACGCTCGCGCCGATGGCGACCGGGTGCTGGCGATCATTCGCGGCTCGGCGGTCAACCACGACGGCCACACCAACGGCCTGACCGCCCCGAACGGCCCCGCCCAGGAAGCGGTCGTCCGTGCCGCGCTCGCCCGCGCGGGCGTCGCTCCCGCCGACGTGACCTACATCGAGGCCCACGGCACCGGCACGCCCCTGGGCGACCCCATCGAAGTGCAGGCGTTGGGCGCGGTGCTCGGTGCTGGCCGGCCGGCCGGCCGGCCGGTGGCGCTCGGCTCGATCAAGACTAACATCGGGCACCTGGAAGGCGCGGCCGGCGTGGCCGGACTGCTGAAGGTGGTGGCGAGCCTGGACCACGGCCAGATTCCGCCACACCTGCACCTCGAGCGGCCCAGCCCATACATCCCCTGGGCCGAGCTGCCGTTCGAGGCGCCGACGCGGCTCACGCCGTGGACTGGCGTCGAGGGCCGGCGGATCGCGGGCGTCAGCGCGTTCGGCTTCAGCGGCACGAACGCGCACGTGGTGGTCGAAGGCGACGGCTCGAAGGACGGGCGTCGGGCCTCGGCGTCCTCGGCTGAGCCGCTCGTGCTCCCGATCTCAGCGCGCACGCCGGCGGCGCTCCGGGCGTTTGCGGATGCGTACCGGACGTATCTCGGCCCGGCGGGGAGCAGCGACGCACTTGAGGACATCGCCTACACCGCCTGCCTGCGCCGCGCCCATCATCCGTGCCGGCTGGCGGTGGTCGGCGCGACTCGCGAGGAGCTGGTCCGGGCGCTCGACGCCTACCTGCGGGGCGAGCAGCACCCGGGCCTGCACGTCGGCGCGGAAGTGGGTCAGGCGGGCACGGTCGTCACGCAGACCCCGCACGCCCTCGCAGCGTCGTACGTGCGCGGCGAGCACGTGCTCTGGACGACGCTCTTTCCAGACGGCGGACGGTGCGTGCGGCTGCCGCGCTATCCGTGGCAGCGCGAGCGCTTCTGGATCGACAGCCGCCCAACCGAAGCCCGGCGCGATGCACCGCCGCCCGAGCCGGCCGTCGAGACGACCGCGCTACCGGACCTCGATCTCGTCGCCTTCCTCACGGATGCCGTGGCACAGTCGCTCGGGCGGCCGGCCACGCGGATCGACGCCGACCAGCCGCTGACGGATCTCGGACTGGACTCGTTGATGGCCATGGACCTCCGCAACAGCGTGCTGCGCCGGCTGGGCGTTCAGCTTCCGCTGACGGTGTTCCTCCAGGGTCCGAGCATCCGCGACCTGAGCGACGTCCTCGTCGGGCTCCAGCAGGGGCGGGCGTCTGAGGCGGGACCGGCGGGGGCGCTCGACGTGCGGCCAGGTGAGCCGGCGGGCGACGATGGCGGTCTGCTGCCCCTCTCCTCCGGCCAGCAGGCGTTGTGGCTCACTCAGAAGCTCGCGCCGAGCAGCACGGCCTACCATATCCTCTTCGCGAGCCGCCTGACCGGGCCGCTCGACGCCGCTGCGATGGAAACGGCGGTCCATCAGCTTGTGGCGCGCCACGAGTCGCTGCGAACCGGCTACCTGCTGGCCGAGGACGGTCGGCCCTTCCAGCGGATCGATCCGACAGGCCACGCAGCGTTCGCAGTCCTCCCTGCCGACTCCCTGTCCGACTCGGAGCTGCGCGCACGGATCGCCGCCGACGCCGACACGGCCTTCGACCTGGAGCAGGGGCCGCTGCTGCGCGTCACCGTCTACCGCCGCGGCCCGAACGGCTACGTGCTGGCGCTGGTCGTCCACCACATTGCCGTGGACTTCTGGTCGGTCGAGGTGCTGGTGGGCGAGCTGCGCGCCCTCTACGAGGCGGCGTCACTGCGTCAGCCCGCGGTCCTGCCTGAACCCACACCGTACTCGGCGTTCGTGCGCTGGCAGGCGAGCCTGCTGGCCGGACCAGACGGCGCGCGCCTCTGGGCGTACTGGCGGCGCAAGCTGTCTGGCGATCTGCCGGTCCTGTCCCTGCCCACGGACCGCCCCCGGCCCCGCGTCCAGACCTCGCGCGGAGCGCTCCACGACTTCACGCTCAGCGCCGATCTGACGGTCCGGCTGCACAGGATGGCCCGCGCCGAGGGCGCGACGCTCTACGCCACGCTGCTGGCGGCGTACGCAGCCGTCCTGGGGCGGCACACGGGCCAGCAGGACATCTTGATCGGATCGCCGATGGCCGGGCGCGGGCAGGCCGACCTGGCCCGGACGGTCGGCTACCTCGTCAACTTCTTGCCGCTTCGGCTCGATCTGACGGGCGGCCCGTCCCTCCGCGACCTCGTACGGCAGGCGCGTGACACCCTGCTGGAGGCGCTCGACCACCAGGACTTCCCGTTCTCACTGCTGGTCGAGCGCCTCCAGCCGACTCGCGATCCTGGCATCACGCCGCTCGTCCAGACGCTGTTCATCTGGTATCGCTCGGGCCTGCTCGAAGGAGCGCCGGGCGATGCCGACACGCCCGGTCTGGAGCTGCTGACCTGGGAGCAGCGCGGCGCTCCGTACGACCTGATGCTGCTGATGTCCGAGGTGCGCGGCCAGCTGGTCGGCCGGCTCCAGTACAACGCCGACCTGTTCGACGCCGACACGATGGCCCGACTGGCCACGCACCTCGGGCGGCTGCTCGAGAGCGCGCTCGCAGACGCCGACCGGCCGGTAGCCGAGGCCCGCATGCTGACGGGCGCGGAACGAGTCCAGCAGCTGTACGGCTGGAACGACACGGCAGCGCCATACTCGTCAGACGCCTGCCTGCCGGACCTCTTCGAGGCGCAAGCGGCGCGCACGCCAGATGCGCCAGCGGTCATCCACGGCTCGGATCGGGTGACCTAC
The DNA window shown above is from Chloroflexota bacterium and carries:
- a CDS encoding amino acid adenylation domain-containing protein; this translates as MLRWRAEHQPEARAYTFLVDGESVEATLTYADLDRKARAVGAYLQARGAVGERVVLVCPPGLEYTAAYWGCLYAGAIAVPSYPPRLTRTTDALLAIIRDSGASIALTTAQTVEAVSRDLARAPDLAHLTLTTVEALTEEATAERRHDASDWRHPGVGRESLAFLQYTSGSTGTPKGVMVSHGNLIANMTAAWDVVAMRPDSRPLSWLPPYHDMGLISGVIHPIFVGLNGLLMTPAAFIQRPARWMKAISHYGVTHTGGPPFAYDYCLRKIAPEQLAGVDLSTWTTAYVGAEPIRVATLRQFAERFGPYGLRSSALYPCYGMAEATLMVSGGPHISTPVALEVEPAALERGTVQPAQGDAARPLAGCGQPLDDTTVVIADPERLTGCPAGQVGEIWVSSPAVALGYWNQPEVSAATFRAHRSDTGDGPYLRTGDLGFLHDGQVYVTGRHKDLIILKGKNHYPQDIEATVERSHPALRPAGVAAFSVDDAQGEQLVVVQEIEAAYARRLDADAVTGAIRAAVAQTHDAPLAAVALVRPGSILKTSSGKIRRRACRQAFLDGTLSTVAVWSQPGFDPVRMAASPDGKSDTTTSDLTDLDDTSEPQPSTEEIGRWLVERVAAALQVGPGAIDVREPFVRYGLTSVEAVGLSGELEAWLGRRLPPTVAYDYPSVEALARRLGPEWTEEAPEPLAPPPAADEPIAIVGVGCRLPGADGPDALWRLLHDGVDAISEVPADRWSVEDLHDPDADAPGKIVARTGGFLDRVDGFDADFFRIAHREATRMDPQQRLLLEVCWEALEDAGQVVDRLAGSQTGVFMGICSSDYARLHIGSGAVDEIDAYSGTGVASSIAVGRISYLLGLNGPNLAVDTSCSSSLVAVHLACQSLRGGESSLALAGGVNLILAPETSLFLTKAHALAPDGRCKTFSAAADGYGRGEGCGVVVLKRLSDARADGDRVLAIIRGSAVNHDGHTNGLTAPNGPAQEAVVRAALARAGVAPADVTYIEAHGTGTPLGDPIEVQALGAVLGAGRPAGRPVALGSIKTNIGHLEGAAGVAGLLKVVASLDHGQIPPHLHLERPSPYIPWAELPFEAPTRLTPWTGVEGRRIAGVSAFGFSGTNAHVVVEGDGSKDGRRASASSAEPLVLPISARTPAALRAFADAYRTYLGPAGSSDALEDIAYTACLRRAHHPCRLAVVGATREELVRALDAYLRGEQHPGLHVGAEVGQAGTVVTQTPHALAASYVRGEHVLWTTLFPDGGRCVRLPRYPWQRERFWIDSRPTEARRDAPPPEPAVETTALPDLDLVAFLTDAVAQSLGRPATRIDADQPLTDLGLDSLMAMDLRNSVLRRLGVQLPLTVFLQGPSIRDLSDVLVGLQQGRASEAGPAGALDVRPGEPAGDDGGLLPLSSGQQALWLTQKLAPSSTAYHILFASRLTGPLDAAAMETAVHQLVARHESLRTGYLLAEDGRPFQRIDPTGHAAFAVLPADSLSDSELRARIAADADTAFDLEQGPLLRVTVYRRGPNGYVLALVVHHIAVDFWSVEVLVGELRALYEAASLRQPAVLPEPTPYSAFVRWQASLLAGPDGARLWAYWRRKLSGDLPVLSLPTDRPRPRVQTSRGALHDFTLSADLTVRLHRMARAEGATLYATLLAAYAAVLGRHTGQQDILIGSPMAGRGQADLARTVGYLVNFLPLRLDLTGGPSLRDLVRQARDTLLEALDHQDFPFSLLVERLQPTRDPGITPLVQTLFIWYRSGLLEGAPGDADTPGLELLTWEQRGAPYDLMLLMSEVRGQLVGRLQYNADLFDADTMARLATHLGRLLESALADADRPVAEARMLTGAERVQQLYGWNDTAAPYSSDACLPDLFEAQAARTPDAPAVIHGSDRVTYRELNRRANGIARRLRALGVGRDILAGICLRRTPTLVAAILGVLKAGGAYVPLDPAYPPARVATMLDDARPAVVLAEQATVGALDGEAGGAACLLLDDLGPDSDADEANPSRHGSPDDLAYVIYTSGSSGQPKGVMVPHRGPVALAAWAHEQVGAELLRGTLASTSVCFDLSVFELFAPLTVGGAVILVDSILHLPTAPAADRVTLVNTVPSALGALLRDYRLPASVRAVALAGETLPNALAQAAYQQPGVEAVYNLYGPTEDSVYSTWALIERGANHEPTIGRPLPNRRAYILDDARQPVPLGVPGELYLGGVGVARGYLQQPTLTAERFLTDPFADDPDGRMYRVGDRARFRADGAIELLGRVDRQLKVRGFRIEPDEIEAALLRHPSVEQAAVIARPDHQGVAQLVGYVVARRNAIEETRDAEPPTISELRRFLARTLPDYMTPSALVWLDELPRTPSGKIDRRALPEPSGNRPSLDVTYEPPRTVAEATLAAIWSEVLQVERVGIHDSFFDLGGASFASIAVAARANAEGIPLTADLLFAYPTIAALSELAAQPGAPGADTSTPTDRPADGSAGHDNAARALEAAPASSDDEPHAAVGAAVARGHGR